DNA sequence from the uncultured Campylobacter sp. genome:
CGATATCCCGGGCATCATAGAGGGCGCAAGCGAAGGGCGCGGGCTTGGCGCGCAGTTTTTAAAACACGTCGAGCGCACGAAAATTTTGCTTTTTATGCTTGATCTTGCAAACTACCGCAGCCTTGAGGAGCAGTTTGACGCGCTGAGGGCCGAGACGGCAAAATTTTCCGGAGAGCTTGCAAAAAGAGACTACGCGATCGCCCTAACTCGCGCGGACGCGGCCGAAAATTTGCAGGAAAAATTTGACGCGTTTTTGTCGCATTTGGGGCTTGTAGGCACGGCGGGTGAGATGAAATTTAAACAAAATATTTATGAGTTTGACGCCGCTAAGCCGTTTTTCGTGATGCCGATATCTTCGGCTACGGGACAAAATATAAACGAGCTAAAATTTAACCTGCTTGAGCTGCTTAAAAAGGAGCTGTAGGTTGCGCCAAAAGCCGCACCGCAGATGGCTTTTGCGAATGTAGGTTTTAAGCGTGCCCGAATATGCGGGTAAATTTTATGTTTATCGCTCGCAAACGCCGCAAAAAGATAAAATTTAAGAAGGTGAAATGAATAAAATTTTTACCCTTGTGCTTTTATGCCTCAGCGCATACGGTTGCGATCCCGCTGATCCGGTGCCGAATTTTATGGACTTTAACGACAAGGATCGTGGCGGCGCGCTGAGCTTGCAGGAGTGGATGGCGAGCGAGGTGCCGTCTGGGCTGAGAGCAGAGCTAAATCTGCGCTCAGGCTCGGAATTTAAGAGACTCGATGCTAATCGTGACGGCAAGATTAGCCTTGATGAGCTGGGGGCAAAACCGTCTGCAAAGATTTATTGGTCCGAAGATCCGTGCGCTTTTTGGCCTTGGCCGGACGGATCCGAGGATAAAAATCAGTCCGCCGTCAAATAAGGCGCGCGAGTGTGGATCCGTGTTTGCCCCGTGATCTGCGTAAAATTTATTGCGAGCACGATTAGCGCCCGCGCGATCGCTTGCGCCGTGATGCGGCTAAATTTAAAGGAAAAAAATGAAGATAGTTTTTATGGGAACGCCCGAATATGCGGCTAAAATTTTGCGCGCACTTACTGAGGCGAAATTTCAGATCGCGGCCGTCTTTACGCAGCCCGATAAGCCTGTCGGCAGGAAGCAAATTTTAACTCCGAGCGAGGTTAAAGTTTATGCGCAGCAGTATCTACCTGCCCTGCCGATCTTTCAGCCTGCGAGTTTAAAAGACGAGGTGGTCGCAGCGCAGATAAAAGACTTAAAACCTGATTTTATAGTGGTTGCCGCATACGGTAAAATTTTGCCGCAAAGCGTGCTTAACATCGCGCCTTGTATAAATTTGCACGCCTCGATCCTGCCTAAATACCGCGGTGCAAGCCCGATCCAAAGCGCGATCTTGGCGGGCGAAAAGCAGACGGGCGTGACGGCGATGCTGATGGATGCAGGGCTTGACACGGGCGATATGCTTGATTTTGCCTACACGCCTTGCGAGGATAAGACGGCGGCGCAGCTGTTTAGCGAGCTTGGGGATTTGGCGGGCGAGCTGATAGTGCGAGTACTGCAAAATTTCGTAAATTTGACGCCGATCAAGCAAGATGACGCACAGGCTACGCACTGTAAAAAAATCGCAAAATCTGACGGGCTTTTTAGCTTTGAGGAGAGCGCACGGCAAATTTATAATAAATTTCGCGCACTAACGCCCTGGCCGGGGATTTATCTATCTAGCGGGTTAAAAATTTTGGATTTAAAATATCTCAGTGGACGCGAGGATGAGCGCCGAAGGCCCGGCGAAATCATATTTGACGGCAAATATTACATTTACGTCGCGTGCGGGGAGGGTGCTTTATGTATAGAGACGGTGCAAGAGCCAGGCAAAAAGCCCGTGGACGCTAGCGCGTATCTAAACGGTAAGCGCCTTAGCATGGGCGATATAGTGTCGTAAATTTGAGCCGAGCAAAGTTTGCCTTGTAAATTTAACGATACTAATGCGCTCGCAATGTAAAATGAACCAAAATTTAAAAAGGAATAAAATTTGAGAATAGAGTTTGCAGATAGCGTCCCTTCTACGCAAAAAGTTTTAGTCGAAGGACTGCGAAACGGCGAAATACGGCCGCCTTTTGCGCTAGTGGCAAAGGAGCAAACGCAAGGCATAGGCAGCAGAAACAACGCGTGGAGCGGGCTGGAGGGCAATCTATTTTTTTCGTTTTGCATGAGCGAAACGGCGCTACCCGGCGATCTAAAAGGCGAGTCGGCGTCGATTTACTTTTCGGTGATAATGCGCGAAGTACTCGCGGCTCGCGGCTCTCAAATCTGGCTAAAATGGCCGAATGATTTTTACGTCGGCGATAAAAAAATAGGTGGAACTTTGACGACGAAGGTCGGCGAAATTTACGTTTGCGGCATGGGTATAAATCTAAAAAACGCGCCCGAAAACGCCGGAATTTTAGACATAGACGTGAGTCCTAGCGCCGCGGTCGGGGAGTTTTGCAAGAGGCTGCAAACGGCTCCGTCTTGGGTGGAGGTTTTTAAAAAATTTGAGGGCGAATTTGAAAAATCAAGAGAATTTATCACGCACTTTGAGGGCGAAGAGGTAGCGCTCAAAGACGCCAAACTCCTATCTGACGGCTCTTTGGATATAGGCGGACGAAGGATTTTTTCTCTTAGGTAGATTTATTAAATTTTAAACAAAAGCTCAGCGTATGCGCTGTAAAAAGCATTCAGAAAATTTAAAGCGCAAACTAAACTTATACAAAGTAAGTTTTTTGTAAAATAAATCAAAACAAAATCTGGAAAAAAATATGTGTGAAGTTATAACCATAGCAAATCAAAAAGGCGGCGTCGGAAAGACGACTACGGCGGTAAATTTAGCCGCATCCTTAGCCGTCGCCGAAAAAAAAGTTTTACTCATCGATATTGATCCGCAGGCAAATGCAACGACTGGAATGGGCTTTAGCAGAAACGATTACGAGTACAATATCTATCACGTTCTAACGGGTCGTAAAAAACTCTCGCAAATCGTGCTAAAAACCGAAATCCCGACGCTTTTTCTAGCGCCGTCAAACATCGGTCTGGTGGGCATCGAGCAAGAGCTAAGCGAGCAAAATAAAGACTATCAAAAAATTCTAAAGAGTAAGATCGAAGAGGTTGAGGGGCAGTATGACTTTATCATCATCGATAGCCCCCCCGCTCTAGGTAGCATCACCGTAAACGCGTTAAGCGCTAGCGATAGCGTGATAATCCCGATACAGTGCGAATTTTACGCGCTAGAGGGGTTGGCACAGATATTAAATACC
Encoded proteins:
- a CDS encoding biotin--[acetyl-CoA-carboxylase] ligase: MRIEFADSVPSTQKVLVEGLRNGEIRPPFALVAKEQTQGIGSRNNAWSGLEGNLFFSFCMSETALPGDLKGESASIYFSVIMREVLAARGSQIWLKWPNDFYVGDKKIGGTLTTKVGEIYVCGMGINLKNAPENAGILDIDVSPSAAVGEFCKRLQTAPSWVEVFKKFEGEFEKSREFITHFEGEEVALKDAKLLSDGSLDIGGRRIFSLR
- the fmt gene encoding methionyl-tRNA formyltransferase, encoding MKIVFMGTPEYAAKILRALTEAKFQIAAVFTQPDKPVGRKQILTPSEVKVYAQQYLPALPIFQPASLKDEVVAAQIKDLKPDFIVVAAYGKILPQSVLNIAPCINLHASILPKYRGASPIQSAILAGEKQTGVTAMLMDAGLDTGDMLDFAYTPCEDKTAAQLFSELGDLAGELIVRVLQNFVNLTPIKQDDAQATHCKKIAKSDGLFSFEESARQIYNKFRALTPWPGIYLSSGLKILDLKYLSGREDERRRPGEIIFDGKYYIYVACGEGALCIETVQEPGKKPVDASAYLNGKRLSMGDIVS
- a CDS encoding AAA family ATPase, which encodes MCEVITIANQKGGVGKTTTAVNLAASLAVAEKKVLLIDIDPQANATTGMGFSRNDYEYNIYHVLTGRKKLSQIVLKTEIPTLFLAPSNIGLVGIEQELSEQNKDYQKILKSKIEEVEGQYDFIIIDSPPALGSITVNALSASDSVIIPIQCEFYALEGLAQILNTVKIIKKTINKKLTIKGFLPTMYSSQNNLAKETVANLKQHFEDKLFKSKETDDGFVIVPRNVKLAESPSFGKPVILYDIKSPGSVAYQNLACCILG